GCCGACCAAGGGTCCTTGTAGGGTCGCGCCGTCATCAGGGCATCGAACACATCGGCCAGGGCGACGATGCGCCCCTCGATGGGGATGGCGTGGCCCTTCAGCCCCCTCGGATAACCGCTGCCATCCCAGTGTTCATGGTGGCAATGGGCAATGCTGGCGGCCAGGCACAACAGCTCGGAGTCATGGCCGTAATCACCCAACAGCTTCAGGCCCTTCTCCGTATGGGTATCCATGATCCGACGCTCCTCAGTGCTCAGCTCGCCCTGCTTGTGCAGGATGCTGTCGGGGATGCCAATCTTGCCGATGTCGTGCAGGGGCGCGGCCTTTTCGATCATGAAGCACAGCTCTGCCGGCAGCCCCGCACCCTTGGCTAACAGGCGACTGAAGCGCCCCACCCGCACCACATGCCGCCCGGTCTCCTGACACGCATGTCACCGGCCAGGGCGAGCAGATAGACCAGCTGATCATTGGCCTTGTCCAGCTCCTTGGTGCGCCGCGCCACCTCGCGCTCCAGCTCCTGGGCATAACGCGCCTGGGCCTTGAGGGAGCGCTGCACGCGCAGCAGGTTGCGCACCCGCAAGATCACCTCCAGCTGGTCGAAGGGCTTGTCGATGAAATCGTTGGCCCCACAGCGCAGGGCCTTGTGGCGCACCTCGCGGTTGTGCAGGCCGGTAATCACCAAAATAGCGAAGGGCAGTTGTTCGCCAAAGCGGGCCTTGAGCTGCTCCATCACCTCAAAACCGGACAGATGGGGCATTTCAATATCCAGCAGCAGCAGATCGATGGCACCGTTGATCTGATACAGATAGGTCATCAGCCTTCGGGGATCGGTGAGGGCATGACCTGGTTTGATGCCCTCATCCTCCAACAACTTGCTCAGGATCGAAACATTGGTCACAGA
This is a stretch of genomic DNA from gamma proteobacterium SS-5. It encodes these proteins:
- a CDS encoding HD domain-containing protein: MGRFSRLLAKGAGLPAELCFMIEKAAPLHDIGKIGIPDSILHKQGELSTEERRIMDTHTEKGLKLLGDYGHDSELLCLAASIAHCHHEHWDGSGYPRGLKGHAIPIEGRIVALADVFDALMTARPYKDPWSAAQVSQFIQSQAGSHFDPDLSRYLLQHFDAFVQVMQELAD
- a CDS encoding response regulator — protein: MTNVSILSKLLEDEGIKPGHALTDPRRLMTYLYQINGAIDLLLLDIEMPHLSGFEVMEQLKARFGEQLPFAILVITGLHNREVRHKALRCGANDFIDKPFDQLEVILRVRNLLRVQRSLKAQARYAQELEREVARRTKELDKANDQLVYLLALAGDMRVRRPGGMWCGWGASVAC